In the genome of Apodemus sylvaticus chromosome 2, mApoSyl1.1, whole genome shotgun sequence, one region contains:
- the LOC127677480 gene encoding vomeronasal type-1 receptor 90-like → MSSLRNVLYFQAGLAVLANMFLLFFYIFIILGHRPKPSDLISCQLTFVHIMIVLIGGDILLTDVFESLNIGNDFKCKTTFYLFRVMRGLSICITCLLSIFQAVTISPNTSLLANFKQKLKKYMIHIFLCIWVFNLSFSTNRIFYVGGFTNVSETNQMRVTKSCSLLPMNYIIRGLTFTISTSRDVFLVGVMLTTSTYMVIILFRHQRQYKHLHSDIHLQDSPEKRATQTILLLVIFFVIMYWLDFIISFTSDMLWRYNPVILTVQKFMMYAYPTITPLVQISSDNRIIIMLKNLKSKQHQRFT, encoded by the coding sequence ATGTCCTCACTCAGAAATGTTCTTTATTTCCAAGCGGGACTTGCAGTCCTTGCCaatatgtttcttcttttcttctatattttcatAATTCTAGGTCACAGACCTAAGCCCTCAGACCTGATCTCCTGTCAACTGACCTTTGTTCATATAATGATCGTCCTCATAGGAGGGGATATTTTGCTTACAGATGTATTTGAGTCACTGAACATTGGGAATGACTTCAAATGCAAGACAACTTTTTACTTATTCAGGGTGATGAGAGGTCTCTCTATCTGTATCACTTGCCTCTTGAGTATCTTCCAGGCTGTCACCATTAGTCCCAATACTTCACTGTTGgcaaattttaaacaaaaactaaaaaaatatatgATCCACATTTTCTTATGTATTTGGGTTTTCAATTTGTCCTTCAGTACTAACCGGATCTTTTATGTTGGTGGTTTTACCAATGTGAGTGAGACCAACCAGATGCGGGTCACTAAATCCTGCTCACTCTTACCCATGAACTACATCATCAGGGGACTGACTTTTACAATATCAACATCCAGAGATGTATTTCTTGTAGGAGTCATGCTGAccacaagcacatacatggtaATCATCTTGTTCAGGCATCAAAGGCAATACAAGCATCTTCATAGCGACATCCACCTGCAAGACTCTCCTGAGAAAAGGGCCACCCAGACCATCTTGCTGCTGGTGATTTTCTTTGTGATCATGTACTGGTTAGATTTTATCATCTCATTCACCTCAGACATGTTGTGGAGGTACAACCCAGTCATCCTGACTGTGCAGAAATTTATGATGTATGCCTATCCCACAATTACTCCTTTGGTACAAATCAGTTCTGATAACAGAATAATAATTATGCTGAAAAACTTAAAATCAAAGCAACACCAGAGATTTacttaa